One part of the Solanum dulcamara chromosome 8, daSolDulc1.2, whole genome shotgun sequence genome encodes these proteins:
- the LOC129898604 gene encoding uncharacterized protein LOC129898604 has product MCVKHLCMCIYLEGAEILSALCLIRSFPLLRYLEIQMVLNIDHTLSALDCLEVEAFPNVIFQHLTEVKLIEATGSMREMQLIKLQLAKSLVLVRMLINPQRFLYESPILNRLARLTAFEFASSKAEVLFISSHV; this is encoded by the exons ATGTGTGTCAAACATCTTTGCATGTGTATTTATCTTGAGGGGGCTGAGATTCTGTCTGCTCTTTGCTTGATAAGAAGCTTCCCATTATTACGATATCTGGAAATTCAG ATGGTGTTGAATATTGATCACACTCTATCGGCTCTAGATTGTCTTGAAGTGGAAGCTTTTCCGAACGTGATATTCCAACACCTAACCGAAGTTAAGCTAATAGAAGCTACTGGCAGTATGCGGGAGATGCAACTTATCAAGCTTCAGTTAGCCAAGTCTCTGGTGCTCGTGAGAATGTTAATCAATCCCCAGAGGTTCTTGTATGAATCTCCAATATTAAATAGACTTGCTAGGCTAACAGCATTTGAGTTTGCATCATCTAAAGCAGAAGTTCTCTTTATAAGTAGTCATGTTTGA
- the LOC129898603 gene encoding ATP synthase subunit d, mitochondrial, whose translation MSGSAKKIADVTFKAGRTIDWEGMAKLLVTDEARKEFSNLRRAFDDVNSQLQTKFSQEPEPINWECYRKGIGSRLVDMYKEAYDSIEIPKFVDTVTPQYKPKFDALLVELKEAEQKSIKESERLEKEVADVQELKNKLSTMTAEEYFEKHPELKKKFDDEIRNDYWGY comes from the exons ATGAGCGGTTCAGCGAAGAAGATCGCCGATGTGACTTTCAAAGCCGGCAGGACTATTGATTGGGAAGGAATGGCCAAGCTTCTCGTCACCGATGAAGCTCGCAAGGAGTTCTCCAATCTACGTCGCGCTTTCGATGATGTCAACTCCCAACTTCAAACCAAGTTCAGCCAG GAACCTGAGCCTATCAATTGGGAGTGTTACAGAAAAGGAATCGGTTCTCGCCTGGTAGACATGTACAAAGAGGCCTACGACA GCATTGAGATCCCCAAGTTTGTGGATACGGTGACTCCTCAGTATAAACCCAAATTTGATGCCTTG TTGGTGGAACTGAAAGAAGCCGAACAGAAATCTATAAAGGAATCTGAAAGATTAGAAAAAGAAGTTGCAGACGTGCAAGAGTTGAAG AATAAACTTAGTACCATGACAGCTGAAGAATATTTCGAGAAGCATCCTGAGCTGAAGAAGAAGTTCGATGATGAAATTCGAAATGATTACTGGGGCTATTAG